In Chaetodon auriga isolate fChaAug3 chromosome 9, fChaAug3.hap1, whole genome shotgun sequence, the genomic window CATGAAATAAAGAGCAGAAATCGCAGTGCTGCACCAGGACGATGCTGGTGAGCGCCAGGGCGTAGTTTGTGCAGCGCCTTCACAAAGATGTTGCGGCTGCCAGAGAAGGAAAATGTATGCGATTCGAAATTAACCCTTTCCAGTCCAACATCCAACAAAAAATAAGGTACGAACTATTAATTTTACGTTCTTAAAATACTTCAGCATTTTCGGGGGGAAACGTTAACATTTAGTTTTGTGCATGccgtgtttttttgttttgccaacTACAACTGCACTTTACCTCGCTTTGTCTGGACATCACTTTGTGCTGCAACGCTAAAAGGCCTGTTTGCCCCACCAAATAGTAAGCTACTGAAAATGCCTCAtttggtttgtgtctgtgtgggtacACGTGTGCATGCTCCTACCTAATGTTTATATTTCTCTGCACTCCAACAGACAATGATGCATCaagtgagcagcagcaacagtgacTATTGTATGAGTGGACTGGCAGAGGACTGCCATCCAGCCAGCCACTTTGATATATGTAGCGCACAATCCAACAAATTCTACACCTCTCCCACAGCCCCTGGTTTGCAGCTGTCCCTCGCGGGCCTCGGCCCTTTGCCACAGGGCATGCAGAAAGCCATGGCATGTCAAATGCACGACACCCAGAATGACTTCCTGCCTCAGACGGTGAAAGTCAGGGGTAGTGAAGTTGCGGGGCCTGATGGCTCTAAAAAGAAGAAGGGCATGGTGAAGTCGGGCCGGAGAGGGAGGCCATCAGGGACCACAAAGTCAGCTGGTTACCGCACAAGTACTGGACGTCCACTTGGAACAACGCGGGCAGCTGGGTTCAAAACCAGCCCGGGGAGGCCCCTTGGAACCACCAAGGCAGCAGGGTATAAGGTCAGCCCCGGCAGGCCCCCCGGCAGCATCAAGAGCCTGGCTCGGCTCAAGAAGCTTGACTTAAGCAACTGCAGTGTTCCCAAGAAACTGGACTTCACTAGCTGCGACGTCCCACCTTTTCCATACACCATGATGGAGAAAAGACCCCTCTGTGAGCCCAGTGGCAAAGTGGATGAAACCAACGAATAGTTCTGCagctttcaaaaacatttgagTGCATGAGCAAGAGGAAACATTT contains:
- the LOC143326312 gene encoding UPF0461 protein C5orf24 homolog, which produces MMHQVSSSNSDYCMSGLAEDCHPASHFDICSAQSNKFYTSPTAPGLQLSLAGLGPLPQGMQKAMACQMHDTQNDFLPQTVKVRGSEVAGPDGSKKKKGMVKSGRRGRPSGTTKSAGYRTSTGRPLGTTRAAGFKTSPGRPLGTTKAAGYKVSPGRPPGSIKSLARLKKLDLSNCSVPKKLDFTSCDVPPFPYTMMEKRPLCEPSGKVDETNE